Proteins encoded in a region of the Flavobacterium sp. MDT1-60 genome:
- a CDS encoding RNA polymerase sigma factor, which yields MKIIHLHQEETKLIKLAVENNRQAQQQLYSRFSSKMLSVCRQYIKDIQLAEDVMITAFMKVFTNLNKFEHKGSFEGWIRRIMVNECISYLRVQKKVKFVEDEIYVEESFNATDSQFSIDQIQFLIDALPDGYKMVFNLYAIEGYKHNEIAKMLDINEGTSKSQLSHARKMLQTQITILKKQDNGTE from the coding sequence ATGAAAATTATTCATTTACATCAAGAAGAAACCAAACTTATAAAGTTGGCTGTCGAAAATAATCGACAAGCACAACAACAGCTATATAGTCGGTTTTCTTCAAAAATGCTGAGTGTTTGTCGACAGTATATTAAAGACATTCAATTGGCCGAAGATGTAATGATTACGGCTTTCATGAAAGTGTTTACTAATCTAAACAAATTTGAACATAAAGGAAGTTTTGAAGGCTGGATTCGCAGAATTATGGTCAACGAATGCATTTCGTATTTAAGAGTTCAGAAGAAAGTCAAATTTGTTGAAGATGAGATTTATGTCGAAGAAAGTTTCAATGCAACAGACAGTCAATTTTCGATAGATCAGATTCAGTTTTTAATTGATGCATTACCCGATGGTTATAAAATGGTTTTCAATTTATACGCCATTGAAGGTTACAAACACAATGAAATTGCTAAGATGTTAGATATTAATGAAGGAACATCGAAATCGCAATTATCGCACGCCAGAAAAATGCTGCAAACACAAATTACTATTTTAAAAAAACAAGATAATGGAACCGAATAA
- a CDS encoding polyprenyl synthetase family protein has product MNITSQIKQPIFNEMELFEKKFHESMTSKVALLNRITYYIVNRKGKQMRPMFVFLTAKMVSGGIVNERTYRGASVIELIHTATLVHDDVVDDSNRRRGFFSINALWKNKIAVLVGDYLLSKGLLLSIDNGDFDLLRIISVAVREMSEGELLQIEKARRLDITEDIYYEIIRKKTATLIAACCALGAKSVIEDDIQVENMRKFGELIGMAFQIKDDLFDYSEEAIGKPTGIDIKEQKMTLPLIHVLNTCTPQEKKWLINSIKNHNKDKKRVKEVIAFVKDNNGLAYAEDKMVEFQQEALSLLQNFEDSEFKSALILMVNYVIERKK; this is encoded by the coding sequence ATGAATATTACTTCTCAAATAAAACAACCCATTTTTAACGAGATGGAACTTTTTGAAAAAAAGTTCCATGAATCGATGACTTCAAAGGTTGCATTACTAAATCGTATCACCTATTACATTGTAAATCGAAAAGGAAAACAAATGCGTCCGATGTTTGTTTTTTTGACTGCAAAGATGGTTTCCGGAGGTATTGTAAACGAAAGAACCTATCGTGGTGCATCTGTAATTGAGTTGATTCATACTGCGACTTTAGTTCATGATGATGTGGTAGACGACAGTAATCGCCGTCGCGGATTTTTCTCAATCAATGCGCTTTGGAAAAATAAAATCGCTGTTTTAGTTGGTGATTATTTACTTTCGAAAGGATTATTGCTTTCTATAGATAATGGCGATTTTGATTTGCTTCGAATCATTTCAGTTGCCGTTCGCGAAATGAGTGAAGGAGAATTGCTTCAGATAGAAAAAGCCCGAAGACTTGATATTACCGAAGATATTTATTATGAAATTATCAGAAAAAAGACCGCTACACTTATTGCGGCTTGTTGCGCGCTAGGTGCAAAATCGGTAATTGAAGACGATATTCAGGTGGAGAATATGCGAAAATTTGGAGAGCTAATCGGAATGGCATTTCAAATAAAAGATGATTTATTCGATTATAGCGAAGAAGCAATCGGTAAACCAACCGGAATCGATATTAAAGAGCAAAAAATGACTTTGCCTTTAATTCACGTTTTAAATACTTGTACCCCGCAAGAAAAAAAGTGGCTGATCAACTCCATCAAAAACCACAACAAAGACAAAAAACGTGTCAAAGAAGTTATTGCTTTTGTAAAAGATAATAATGGTTTGGCTTACGCTGAAGACAAAATGGTCGAATTCCAGCAAGAAGCACTTTCTCTACTTCAAAACTTCGAAGATTCTGAGTTTAAATCTGCACTTATTTTAATGGTGAATTACGTTATTGAAAGAAAAAAATAA
- the rlmN gene encoding 23S rRNA (adenine(2503)-C(2))-methyltransferase RlmN, whose product MQIEKKDIRALSKDQLRDFFVANNDKAFRGNQVYEWLWSKGAHSFEDMTNVAKTTRSMLEDNFVINHIKVDTMQRSSDGTVKNAVRLHDGLVVESVLIPTDTRTTACVSSQVGCSLDCNFCATSRLKRMRNLEPGEIYDQILAIDKESRLYHNHPLSNIVFMGMGEPLMNYNNVIKAIDMVTSTEGLGMSPKRIMVSTSGIPKMIKKMADDDVKFKLAVSLHSAIDEIRARIMPFSKNFPLSELREALEYWYRKTKSKISYEYVVWKGINDDKASIDALVKFCKYVPCKVNLIEYNPIDDGEFQQASEESILAYIKALENIGIVVKVRRSRGKDIDAACGQLANKEADA is encoded by the coding sequence ATGCAAATCGAGAAAAAAGACATAAGAGCCTTATCAAAAGATCAATTACGAGATTTTTTTGTCGCAAATAATGACAAAGCTTTTCGTGGAAATCAAGTCTATGAATGGTTGTGGAGCAAGGGAGCACATAGTTTTGAGGATATGACGAATGTTGCCAAAACAACTCGTTCTATGCTTGAAGATAATTTTGTTATCAATCACATTAAGGTTGATACCATGCAGCGTAGTAGTGACGGAACCGTAAAAAATGCAGTTCGTCTTCATGATGGTTTGGTAGTCGAATCGGTTTTGATTCCGACCGACACCAGAACAACAGCTTGTGTTTCTAGTCAGGTGGGTTGTAGTTTAGATTGTAATTTCTGCGCAACTTCAAGATTGAAAAGAATGCGGAATCTGGAGCCAGGCGAAATCTACGATCAGATTTTAGCAATCGATAAAGAAAGTCGTTTATACCACAATCACCCCCTTTCAAATATTGTTTTTATGGGAATGGGAGAACCTTTAATGAATTATAATAATGTCATTAAAGCGATTGATATGGTTACATCAACAGAAGGTTTAGGAATGTCACCAAAAAGAATCATGGTTTCGACTTCCGGAATTCCTAAAATGATTAAGAAAATGGCTGATGATGATGTGAAATTTAAATTAGCCGTTTCATTGCATTCGGCAATTGATGAAATTCGTGCCCGAATCATGCCGTTCAGTAAAAATTTCCCTTTATCCGAATTACGTGAAGCCTTAGAATATTGGTATAGAAAAACCAAAAGTAAAATCTCTTACGAATATGTGGTTTGGAAAGGAATTAACGATGACAAAGCTTCAATTGATGCTTTGGTTAAATTCTGTAAATATGTGCCTTGTAAAGTCAACTTAATTGAATATAACCCAATTGACGATGGCGAGTTTCAACAAGCCTCGGAAGAATCTATTTTGGCTTATATAAAAGCTTTGGAGAACATTGGAATCGTGGTAAAAGTACGTCGCAGTCGCGGAAAAGATATTGACGCTGCTTGTGGGCAATTGGCCAATAAAGAAGCTGATGCATAG
- a CDS encoding O-methyltransferase produces MHFISQDLEDYIEQHSENEPELLAKLNKETYQKILLPRMLSGHFQGRVLSMLSKLIRPVNILEIGTYTGYAALCLCEGMQENGQLHTIDIKEELIDFQRKYFDASPWGKQIFQHLGEAIDIIPTLDVKFDLVFIDADKENYLNYWKMIVPKMNKGGIILSDNVLWSGKILEPVHPNDVSTKVLLEYNLLLKNDPRVETVLLPIRDGLTVSRVL; encoded by the coding sequence ATGCATTTTATTTCACAAGACTTAGAAGATTATATCGAACAGCATTCTGAAAACGAACCAGAATTGTTAGCAAAACTGAACAAAGAAACGTATCAGAAAATTCTTTTACCAAGAATGTTGAGCGGACATTTTCAAGGAAGAGTTTTAAGCATGTTATCCAAATTAATTCGTCCGGTAAATATTCTGGAAATCGGAACTTATACGGGTTATGCCGCTTTGTGTTTGTGTGAAGGAATGCAGGAAAATGGTCAATTGCATACAATAGATATTAAAGAAGAATTAATTGATTTTCAGCGTAAATATTTTGATGCCTCCCCTTGGGGAAAACAAATTTTTCAGCACTTAGGAGAAGCAATTGACATTATTCCGACTCTGGATGTGAAATTTGATTTGGTTTTTATTGATGCCGATAAAGAAAACTACTTAAATTATTGGAAAATGATTGTTCCAAAGATGAATAAAGGCGGTATTATTTTATCTGATAATGTTTTATGGAGTGGAAAAATCCTCGAACCAGTTCACCCGAATGATGTTAGTACAAAAGTGCTTTTAGAATATAATTTACTTTTGAAAAATGATCCAAGAGTAGAGACGGTTTTGTTGCCAATTCGTGATGGGCTTACTGTGAGCAGGGTTCTTTAA
- a CDS encoding phytanoyl-CoA dioxygenase family protein, whose translation MNCLNEINTEGFTIINKVYTENEIEKLISLIENLTKNDSDNATFRKSQDLFAIRQFHKEIPETLPHIFNQNLNNILKYNFGEGYFITKSIYFDKPEKSNWFVAYHQDLTISVDKKIEIENFENWTIKQNQFAVQPPTKILENNFTIRIHLDNTTKDNGALKVINNSHSKGIFRVENLQIENETICEVEKGGIMIMKPLLFHASNKTTNNERRRVIHIEFSNQILPDGLEWSEKTILNN comes from the coding sequence ATGAATTGTTTAAACGAAATAAATACTGAAGGTTTTACAATTATAAATAAAGTTTATACTGAAAATGAAATTGAAAAATTGATTTCCTTAATTGAAAATCTAACCAAAAATGATAGTGACAATGCAACATTCAGAAAATCTCAGGATTTGTTCGCTATTAGACAATTTCATAAAGAAATCCCCGAAACTCTTCCTCATATTTTCAATCAAAATTTAAACAATATTCTCAAATATAATTTCGGAGAAGGCTATTTCATAACCAAGTCTATTTATTTCGATAAACCGGAAAAATCAAATTGGTTTGTGGCTTATCACCAGGATTTAACGATTTCGGTTGATAAGAAAATTGAAATCGAAAACTTCGAAAACTGGACTATAAAACAAAATCAGTTTGCGGTTCAGCCTCCAACAAAAATTCTGGAAAATAATTTCACTATTAGAATACATCTTGATAACACCACAAAAGATAACGGTGCTCTAAAAGTCATTAACAATTCGCATTCAAAAGGAATTTTTAGAGTTGAGAATCTACAGATTGAAAATGAAACTATTTGCGAAGTTGAGAAGGGTGGAATCATGATTATGAAACCTCTGCTTTTTCATGCTTCAAACAAAACGACTAATAACGAAAGACGAAGAGTTATTCATATTGAATTTAGCAATCAAATTCTTCCTGATGGATTAGAATGGAGCGAGAAAACGATCCTTAATAACTAA
- a CDS encoding phosphatase PAP2 family protein — translation MLEKIQELDTNLFVYLNGLGSETYDKLWLIITNQLYWTPFFLFLFFLIYKKIGIKQTLYILLFIAVLIAFTDQMTNLFKHTFERLRPCNNPEINSFIRVVQVRTSYSFFSGHAANTMAVATFLFLILKRHFKYLGFLFLWPLIFAYSRIYLGLHYPGDILTGYFFGALFGSLLYLVYRKLKPLYFPG, via the coding sequence ATGCTTGAAAAAATACAAGAATTAGATACCAATCTCTTTGTGTATCTTAATGGTTTAGGTTCTGAAACATACGATAAACTTTGGCTGATTATCACCAATCAACTGTATTGGACACCATTTTTTTTATTCCTGTTTTTTCTTATTTATAAAAAAATAGGTATAAAACAAACTTTATATATTCTTCTTTTCATTGCAGTTTTAATTGCTTTTACAGATCAGATGACTAATTTGTTCAAACATACTTTCGAACGTTTACGCCCATGTAATAATCCAGAAATAAATTCATTTATTCGTGTTGTGCAGGTTCGTACATCTTATAGTTTTTTCTCAGGTCATGCGGCTAACACAATGGCTGTTGCAACCTTTTTATTCCTGATTTTAAAACGCCATTTCAAATATTTAGGATTCTTGTTTTTATGGCCGTTAATCTTCGCTTATAGCCGAATTTATTTAGGATTACATTATCCTGGAGACATTCTTACCGGTTATTTCTTCGGAGCACTTTTCGGATCTTTACTTTATTTGGTTTATCGAAAACTAAAACCTTTATATTTTCCGGGATAA
- a CDS encoding twin-arginine translocase TatA/TatE family subunit: MFGIGGGELVFILFIVLMLFGSDKVPEIARTMGKAMAQLKNATNDIKSEIQKGAEANGFDTKSLTDITGNINAQINDAKSNLLRDTTSLSGNLLGDTATEIDKVKEDIDSISGPVKRQM, encoded by the coding sequence ATGTTTGGTATAGGAGGAGGAGAATTAGTTTTTATATTGTTTATCGTACTAATGCTTTTTGGTTCTGATAAAGTGCCTGAAATTGCTCGTACAATGGGTAAAGCTATGGCGCAATTAAAAAACGCAACCAACGACATTAAAAGTGAAATTCAAAAAGGAGCAGAGGCAAATGGTTTTGATACAAAATCTTTAACGGATATCACAGGAAATATTAACGCACAAATTAACGATGCAAAATCAAACCTTTTACGTGATACTACCAGTTTATCAGGTAATTTATTAGGCGATACTGCAACAGAAATAGACAAAGTAAAAGAAGACATCGATTCAATTTCCGGACCTGTAAAACGCCAAATGTAA
- a CDS encoding IS4 family transposase produces MQTRYFENLKDKRLLNRGNSILNRLFANSIYSIRQLAESDAEAKAIYRFLQNDNVSEADIIKNMSLNCVSCVEDKSVLCIQDSSEINLYNHRNRIKKDESIGLTNASVGGLGFFIHPSFIIDADTLMPYGFSDVKIWNRSHELPPKMKTNTHNRIPIEEKESYRWIDSSLETKKRLSKAKEIIIIQDREGDIFEQFCLVPDSKTHLLIRSRFNRLLGNKIKLFDHLSSQPLQGMYTIELEGDKRRNIQKRTATIEVRFSEITIGKHQYSGKHLPDKIKLYAIEAKEVGENIENPILWRLLTTKKVEDLQTALLCIQWYTYRWTIEEVFRILKKEGFNIEASELSQGKAVRKLCLLMLETIIKLFIMQIAYGCEEETEPRSCFSEQEMECLELQITQLEGKTEKLKNPYKSSDLKRYIWAIARLGGWKGYLSERKPGITTFWIGLQKFNSVMQGWILFRDVSRR; encoded by the coding sequence GTGCAGACTAGATATTTTGAAAATTTAAAAGACAAGCGATTGTTGAATAGAGGTAATTCTATTCTCAATCGCTTGTTTGCTAATAGTATTTATTCGATAAGACAATTAGCAGAAAGTGACGCTGAAGCCAAAGCGATTTACCGATTTTTGCAAAATGATAATGTCAGTGAGGCTGATATTATAAAGAACATGTCTCTTAATTGTGTAAGCTGCGTTGAAGATAAATCTGTTTTGTGTATTCAGGACAGTAGTGAAATAAACCTTTATAATCACAGAAACAGGATCAAAAAGGATGAGTCAATTGGACTGACCAATGCTTCTGTTGGTGGACTTGGCTTTTTTATTCATCCGAGTTTTATCATAGATGCAGATACTTTAATGCCATATGGTTTTTCAGATGTGAAAATATGGAATAGAAGTCATGAACTGCCACCTAAAATGAAGACCAATACTCACAATCGTATACCCATTGAAGAAAAAGAGTCTTACAGATGGATCGATTCTTCTCTTGAAACTAAGAAAAGACTAAGTAAAGCAAAAGAAATAATCATTATTCAGGACAGAGAGGGAGATATTTTTGAACAATTTTGCCTTGTCCCAGACAGTAAAACACATTTATTGATTAGATCCCGATTTAATCGATTGTTGGGTAATAAAATCAAACTTTTCGATCATCTAAGTTCTCAGCCGCTTCAAGGGATGTACACAATTGAACTAGAAGGAGACAAAAGGAGAAATATCCAGAAAAGAACAGCTACTATAGAAGTACGCTTTTCAGAAATAACAATAGGCAAACATCAATATTCAGGTAAACATCTTCCTGATAAAATCAAGCTTTACGCTATTGAGGCAAAAGAGGTTGGAGAAAACATTGAAAACCCAATACTTTGGAGATTACTAACGACAAAGAAAGTTGAAGATCTGCAAACTGCATTACTTTGTATCCAATGGTATACCTACAGGTGGACTATCGAAGAAGTATTTAGAATTTTAAAGAAAGAGGGCTTCAACATAGAAGCTAGCGAATTATCCCAAGGCAAAGCAGTTCGTAAACTATGTCTTTTGATGCTGGAGACTATTATAAAGCTCTTTATTATGCAAATCGCCTATGGCTGCGAAGAAGAGACTGAACCCAGAAGCTGTTTTTCAGAGCAAGAAATGGAATGTTTAGAATTGCAAATCACACAATTAGAGGGTAAAACAGAAAAACTAAAAAACCCATATAAATCGTCAGATTTGAAACGATATATATGGGCTATTGCTAGATTAGGAGGATGGAAAGGTTATCTTTCAGAAAGAAAACCAGGCATCACAACCTTTTGGATTGGCCTGCAAAAATTCAATTCAGTCATGCAAGGTTGGATACTCTTTAGAGATGTGTCCAGACGGTAG
- a CDS encoding M1 family metallopeptidase: protein MKKLSLLLIFPALLMAQEKNTTVAPKQQGKYDTNKFSQMYDLLATPNMFRTASGAPGPAYYQQQADYKIDIELDDKNSKLTGSEVITYSNNSPDSLEYLWIQLDQNQAKANTQTPLAESEKINQVLPLDGFSSKYLKKDLERGFNIEQVKDAKGSPMSYTINETMMRINLATPLKPGEKISLAIKWWYNINNYRKEGGRSGYELFEKGGNKLYVIAQFYPRMAVYNDVEGWQNMQFWGSGEFALPFGNFDVNITVPADHVIDATGELTNRAEVFTAEQVKRYEQAQKSFDKPVVIVTQAEAEAAEKGFSEKKKTWKFSAKNVRDFGIASSRKFIYDAMAVKLGGKIVMAESVYPKEANPLWGETSTMTVAHTLKSYSSHTFDYPYPKAVSVSAEDQGMEYPMICWNFGRPDENGVTSKEVKNGMIGVVIHEVGHTFFPMIVNSDERQWTWMDEGLNSFLEYLAEQELDPTFPSRRGPAKNIVPYMSGDQKFLEPIMSNSETIAQFGNNAYGKPATGLNILREVVMGRELFDYAFRTYANRWKFKHPTPEDFFRTMEDASAVDLDWFFRGWFYSTDFVDIGIKEVKQYYVSDTPTADLKDVKVKKGRFGFDKGPFVYLVASDNAEVNASKKKALKVDDVKLLADYVNQSFTAEEKAGLKSPKYFYEVEFNKPGGMIMPILVEITYEDGSKQNFQYPAQIWRKNNDTAKKVYATEKAIKSIQIDPKLMTADIDVTNNSWPKTDEKSKFD from the coding sequence ATGAAAAAACTTTCATTATTATTAATTTTTCCTGCCTTATTAATGGCTCAGGAAAAAAATACCACAGTTGCCCCAAAACAACAAGGTAAGTACGATACCAACAAATTCAGTCAAATGTACGATTTGCTGGCAACACCAAATATGTTTCGTACGGCGTCCGGAGCACCAGGTCCGGCGTATTACCAACAACAGGCAGACTATAAAATCGATATCGAATTAGACGATAAAAATTCAAAATTAACAGGTTCTGAAGTGATTACGTATTCAAACAATTCTCCGGATAGTTTAGAATATTTATGGATTCAGTTAGATCAAAATCAGGCTAAAGCAAATACTCAGACACCATTGGCTGAGAGCGAAAAAATCAATCAGGTATTGCCGTTGGATGGTTTTTCAAGCAAATATCTGAAGAAAGATCTAGAGCGTGGTTTCAACATTGAGCAGGTAAAAGATGCGAAAGGAAGCCCGATGTCTTATACGATCAATGAAACAATGATGCGTATTAATCTGGCTACTCCTTTAAAACCAGGTGAAAAAATTTCATTGGCTATAAAATGGTGGTACAACATCAATAATTATAGAAAAGAAGGCGGGCGTTCAGGGTATGAATTATTCGAAAAAGGCGGAAATAAATTATATGTGATTGCGCAATTCTATCCAAGAATGGCGGTTTATAATGATGTTGAAGGATGGCAAAATATGCAATTCTGGGGAAGCGGAGAGTTTGCTCTTCCTTTCGGAAACTTCGATGTAAACATTACGGTTCCTGCAGATCATGTTATTGATGCAACAGGAGAATTAACAAACAGAGCTGAAGTTTTTACTGCAGAACAGGTAAAACGTTACGAACAGGCTCAAAAATCATTTGATAAACCTGTTGTAATTGTTACGCAGGCTGAAGCTGAAGCTGCTGAAAAAGGTTTCTCTGAAAAGAAAAAAACATGGAAATTTAGTGCTAAAAATGTACGTGATTTCGGAATCGCTTCTTCAAGAAAATTCATTTACGATGCAATGGCTGTGAAATTGGGTGGTAAAATCGTTATGGCAGAATCTGTTTATCCTAAAGAAGCAAATCCGCTTTGGGGAGAAACTTCTACAATGACAGTAGCGCATACCTTAAAAAGCTATTCATCTCATACTTTTGATTATCCTTATCCAAAAGCGGTTTCAGTTTCGGCAGAAGATCAGGGAATGGAATACCCAATGATTTGTTGGAATTTTGGTCGTCCTGATGAAAATGGAGTGACGAGCAAAGAAGTTAAAAACGGAATGATTGGTGTTGTAATTCACGAAGTAGGACATACTTTCTTCCCAATGATTGTAAATTCAGACGAACGTCAATGGACTTGGATGGATGAAGGATTAAATTCATTTTTAGAATATTTGGCTGAACAGGAATTAGATCCAACTTTCCCTTCAAGACGCGGACCAGCAAAAAACATTGTTCCTTATATGAGTGGGGATCAAAAGTTTTTAGAGCCAATTATGTCTAACTCTGAAACAATTGCGCAATTTGGCAATAATGCGTACGGAAAACCGGCTACAGGTCTTAATATCCTGAGAGAAGTAGTAATGGGAAGAGAATTATTCGATTATGCTTTTAGAACTTATGCCAACAGATGGAAATTCAAGCATCCAACTCCTGAAGATTTCTTCAGAACAATGGAAGATGCATCTGCAGTAGATCTAGATTGGTTTTTCAGAGGATGGTTTTACTCCACTGATTTTGTAGATATCGGAATTAAAGAGGTAAAACAATATTACGTTTCAGATACTCCAACAGCTGATTTAAAAGATGTAAAAGTGAAAAAAGGACGTTTCGGTTTTGATAAAGGACCATTCGTTTATTTAGTTGCAAGTGATAATGCAGAAGTTAACGCTTCAAAGAAAAAAGCTTTGAAAGTTGACGACGTAAAATTATTGGCTGATTATGTAAATCAAAGTTTTACTGCTGAAGAAAAAGCAGGTTTAAAATCACCTAAATATTTCTACGAAGTTGAGTTTAATAAACCTGGCGGAATGATTATGCCAATTTTGGTTGAGATCACTTATGAAGATGGTTCAAAACAAAACTTCCAGTATCCGGCTCAAATCTGGAGAAAAAATAATGATACGGCTAAGAAAGTTTATGCAACTGAAAAAGCAATCAAAAGCATTCAGATAGATCCAAAATTGATGACTGCTGATATTGATGTAACCAATAACTCTTGGCCAAAAACTGACGAAAAATCAAAATTTGATTAA
- a CDS encoding DUF6702 family protein — MKNKLIYPLIGVLFLSLSSFAFHKFYMGVFQVNYAAEKKMIQITSRIFIDDLNNGMEKKYHKKTFVGTEKETPEDLELFKKYLSENFTIKVNSQPKPITFLSKEVEAGDVLVCYSRIKDIDKFKTLEISNTILVDWNAEQQNITHISVFGTKKSVLFTESSRKEVLKY, encoded by the coding sequence ATGAAAAATAAATTAATCTACCCCTTAATTGGGGTATTATTTTTATCGCTATCCTCGTTTGCTTTTCACAAATTTTATATGGGTGTTTTTCAGGTGAATTACGCGGCAGAAAAGAAAATGATTCAAATTACATCCCGTATTTTTATTGATGATCTGAATAACGGAATGGAGAAAAAATACCATAAAAAAACCTTCGTCGGAACAGAAAAAGAAACGCCTGAAGATTTAGAATTATTTAAAAAATACCTTTCAGAAAATTTTACAATAAAAGTAAATAGTCAGCCAAAACCAATTACTTTTTTGTCTAAAGAAGTTGAGGCTGGTGATGTATTAGTTTGTTATTCCCGAATAAAAGACATCGATAAATTCAAGACACTTGAAATTTCAAACACTATTTTAGTAGATTGGAATGCTGAACAGCAAAATATTACACATATTTCAGTATTCGGTACTAAAAAGAGTGTTCTCTTTACAGAATCTTCAAGGAAAGAAGTGTTAAAGTATTAA